Proteins encoded within one genomic window of Coleofasciculus chthonoplastes PCC 7420:
- a CDS encoding type III secretion system chaperone family protein, translated as MTPEDIPSTQPIFAAIVNFFTEDNWHYAQLEKQSTLRLAFKGKNDQYDCYAQALESQQQFIFYCLCPIKIPKSKRRAVGEFLSRANYGIIIGNFELNFDDGEIRYKTSTAVKNHLLDSDTIKQLVYTNVKMMDEYLPGIIAVTKGGVSPADAIHDLP; from the coding sequence GTGACACCTGAAGACATTCCCTCAACACAACCCATTTTTGCCGCCATCGTCAATTTCTTCACAGAAGACAATTGGCACTATGCCCAGCTAGAAAAACAGTCAACTTTACGCCTAGCGTTTAAGGGCAAAAATGACCAATACGACTGTTATGCCCAAGCGCTAGAATCACAGCAGCAGTTTATCTTCTACTGCTTATGCCCGATTAAAATTCCCAAATCTAAGCGTAGAGCTGTAGGAGAGTTTCTATCGAGAGCCAACTATGGCATAATTATCGGCAATTTTGAGTTAAATTTCGATGATGGGGAGATTCGTTACAAGACTAGCACGGCTGTCAAAAATCACTTGCTTGATTCAGACACCATCAAACAGTTAGTTTACACCAATGTGAAAATGATGGATGAATACCTCCCTGGTATCATCGCTGTCACGAAGGGGGGAGTGTCGCCAGCCGATGCGATTCACGATTTGCCATAG
- a CDS encoding pentapeptide repeat-containing protein, with the protein MKKVSQLELDAILSKKKQAYEKGDFEASRLIFQDLNLSGLNFREFKTVKADLINLDLSGANLSKVFWEQSKFISVNFTEAIFQEASLDQSQISDCNLSSCKLWQANLNSVQAYRSSFVSVDGLCVSLIKADFHDCNFKNANFEESTAAKSSFIRSFMQRCRLAKADLRRARFINSDLRFLNIANANISKSKFIECMLFGIDIKGAITTDSVGKNIDMSPEGDSSNIINELYFET; encoded by the coding sequence ATGAAAAAAGTTTCACAATTAGAATTAGATGCCATTCTAAGCAAAAAAAAACAAGCTTATGAAAAGGGAGATTTTGAAGCTAGTCGTTTGATATTTCAAGACTTAAATCTCTCTGGTCTTAATTTTCGAGAGTTTAAAACGGTAAAAGCTGACTTGATTAATCTTGATCTCTCAGGTGCAAATTTAAGCAAAGTTTTTTGGGAACAATCTAAATTTATTTCAGTTAATTTTACTGAAGCGATTTTTCAAGAAGCAAGTTTAGATCAAAGTCAGATTTCTGATTGTAATTTATCGTCTTGTAAACTATGGCAGGCCAACTTAAACTCTGTGCAAGCCTATAGATCTTCGTTTGTTAGTGTAGATGGATTGTGTGTATCTTTGATTAAAGCTGATTTCCACGACTGCAATTTTAAGAATGCGAATTTTGAAGAATCAACCGCAGCTAAATCGAGCTTTATTCGTTCATTTATGCAAAGGTGTAGATTGGCTAAAGCCGACTTGCGAAGAGCAAGATTTATTAACTCTGATTTGCGTTTTTTGAATATTGCTAACGCGAATATATCAAAAAGCAAATTTATTGAGTGTATGCTATTTGGTATTGATATCAAGGGAGCTATTACCACAGATTCAGTTGGAAAGAATATTGATATGAGTCCGGAAGGAGATAGTTCAAATATAATTAATGAATTATATTTTGAAACTTAA